The Quercus lobata isolate SW786 chromosome 4, ValleyOak3.0 Primary Assembly, whole genome shotgun sequence genome segment atgcaatgccttggttctgtccaaaacctagttttctcatccaagtagttggtttccccataggcttgagtccgaggaccatgcaatgccttggttctgtccaaaacctagttttctctatACGTGGGACTTTGGCTTTAGgagagttagctcctcagccaagcccctagagtttatccatgtGATTAAtgctaccaagcgtagcccctagtcaagaagcataGACCTTAGCGGAACCttacactaaaactctataaccaattgGTAGAAAtggcaaaggaactctctcaacCAACCGTCTATGCTAAAACATAAGCctttcccatagacggcgccaattgtaaggacacgattcgtaacgaatcgtaacagtgttgggttcgcacgtaaaaaggcttagacaatgtcatttgtagagcgtgggtttgaaatgcTAGGctttggtcaccagacggtggatttttcgtggtgttcatacatggttcgGTTTTCTTCaaccctggagtctttctcctggaggtgggctgggaggttctagtttttggccatttttcccaaccccccttaTAGATTTACttacctttccttttataccagcctgcgtccactgtccttcatccacgtgtaggtttaaactttccaaaactgatacttgtcccatcagtccatacttAAAGTCgttggaggtggttgtaaaagccaaagaatgcggctttgtcaggtgcagagtattgaatggcagtaagggcagctttcccttgatattttagattttctttcaagcttagtcATATACCGTTTTTGTccctctttccggtgggactttgggttctgccgaggactgaaatgtcctcggctgtatcccaaggccaTTTTGTGTTTAAtattatcgggcttgggccatagccctcctcggctcggACCTTTGGTTCTCctacgggtaaatgggccttggcccataaattacttgggccccacactaagaatattgaaaatatagtctgaaaatttgaaaatatattttcctttGCCACATgccttaaatttaattgaataagAACCACTAAAGAATTATCGCAATAttattttcaccaaaaaaaaatttttttttgagttgagcttttataaaatttgtataatttatcaatatttaatgagatactacaatttttttttttttttttttttttttttagttcaaaagatctctctctcttctcttttggaGGGGGGGGGTGATTCAAATTTTTTGGGAggaaaaatcctttttttttttttttttttgaaatctcttaaaatttttaatgatgataaataataaataatacatatagAATATTAATTTTGGGGGGGACGGGGTTAATCTCAATATACTTCCATCTCTAGTGCACAAGAACTCAAAATACAAGCCAAACTCATTCAAGCCTCATTGTTACAATTATTCTCTATGAATAAGTCAAGGGacataaattatttcacaataTACCACTTTCATATGGGACTAAGGGTTCAGTTcgttggaggagtggaaaagtgggggaggatagaaaatggtgggaggatggaaaagtaggaggatagaaaatattttaatttctctcatttttgtttggttgggagtgaaaaagtggagggatgaaaaaaatgagtttttataaatttacttatatactcttgttaaaaaatgatgcctaattaaaacaaaaaaaatgacaaaccgccaaaaaaaaaaaaaaacccaaatttattaaaaaaaaaaatcacgcctaaaaaaaaaaaaaaaaaaaagactgaaaTGAGGACAAAAGAAACACTTAACAGGGTACTGAAGCCCAACAAagcaagtgaaaaaaaaaagaatgagaacaaaaatcatacaattattaaaattggaatttaaatatataatagtaaaaaataaaaaaaacacaacacagCACAACACGTATTGAAGCCAATGTGCAACTtgcacatgggcatttttgtcctTCATCCATTAGATATTTTCCACCAAGTTTTCTCCtcattttggggagaaaactttttggttgGTCCAAGTGAGCCCTAAAGGAGGCATGTATGTTACTTTTACCCCCAAACAAATTAACTCAATTCCCCTACTAATCAGATCTCTAATAATTTATGAGAAGAAAAATTTCTCCAATAGATGGTCCTTCTCACGTGTCATTttggaaggggaaaaaaaaaactgagtatCTACAAATATTTGCATAATAATCTCCAATAATTAGCAAAGATCCCTAAATATGATGAGAATTGCACGGATTAGCAAGATTAGATCCCAAAATGAtaagtccaaatcttctgtcccacttttcTTGCTCCACTCTATACTTCACCAATAAAAATTCATCACATGTTCACCTAActaattaaatactaccattattgacttattaatactaccattattaattaatggtagtaattaattaattaggtgaatatgtggcaagtttttatttgtggagtataaaGTGGAGTAGGAAAAGTAGGACAGAAGCTTTGGACTCCAAAATGATTATCTAATTTCTGTACAACATaatctcaaatatttttttgattgtgttttattAACGACTCCTTCCGTACGCAATTAATTAGCACCACTGAgcacaaaaatataattttcatgcatCACTTACTGCACTATTCAGCAATTTTAGACAAGTTTTTCGACTACCATATTATTTGTcacaatttttgccacaattCAATGACATGTGTAATAGTGATTGATAAATTATCACATGCAGATAAActcattactttttctttatcacTTATAATTACATATATCATGGTAGTGACAAAAATTGTATCCAAGACTTTCAGTCTTTAGACGGGAATAAGGGCTAAATAACCttaatttttcaactatataGCCAAATAATCTCCTTTTCAAACTATTTTAgcaaaataccacttttttaGAACTTGACATATGAGTATTTTAAAGTAGAACTCAACATTTCTATTGTCAAATTTcgtacaaaattttcaaaaaaatttaagtagaaAAATACGCATAGAACTTAACATTACTAATATCGAGTTCCACACAAAACTTGATATCAgcaatatcaaattaaaaaacaagagTATTTTGCTATATAGTTTGAAATATAGTTAAATGTCATTTTCCCTGAGCAGTAAATGCATGCATAATTAGAAAACACTAGATTCCTTTTGTTGCACTTTATAGCTGTTGTTTTCCTTGCTTTAGATCATGAACTCGTCCactcactatttttttaatagccCACTTATTTGTCTTTACGCTTTGTGAGTCAAATTTAGTGGTCCCTATGAATTTTGCACACTAATTTTTGACAGCTGATAAATGTAACAATGATGTATTGCAGGTTTGCTtgtaaaataaagagaaaattttcaacttAATGAGAtacgaaaaagaaaagaaaagaaaagaagaaagagtgaacaaaaacaaaaacaaaaaaaaaaaaaaattccctctACATATTCAATATAACGAAACAACagaggtaaaaaagaaaaagaaaaaaaagaagaagatgtattGCAGGTTAATTTGCTTGTAAACAAcagtctttctttctcttctttattttctatcatAGAAAGTAAAtcaactctttttatttttatagatttcTAACGTTACCGTATAGTTAATAACATTATGCAATAAACTTTTGAGTCGTAGGGTAATATGTTTTTGAACACGTAAGCCACCGAACGGATATGGATGGACATGCAACCCACGTGAATCACGTATACCAATCTACAGTATGCGCGTTCCAATAAAGTACCAAACATTTGGGCCCAAGGATAAGTGGACCATCGAAAAATgataacataataaattttgtacaatttatttatatgacAAATTATGAGTGGTgaaattgtagcaaaaataaatcatGATAAAAGTTGTAGTCCTACTCCTATTATTGCTTGTGAACCATCAGATAGTAATAGAGACAAGCATATAACTTTCattctattatatatagataagtcTAGGACACAACACAATCATCGATACATTGTTATTGCTTGAGAAAAATTAATGGATCGCTGCATTCCATTTAAGAGAAGCAAGAGCTGGTTTATAGACTTCCAATATGACCCAATAACGGACAAGACGGTCGAAGTCCGAAACATTCTGTTGATAGTTGCAACTCTAATTGCAGCAGTGACTTTTCAAGCTGGGGTTAACCCTCCCGGTGGGGTTTGGCAAGATAATACGAATCACGCTTTATGTGAAGCAAAACGTGCTCAAGGGAATTGGACAGACCCTCCATGTGATAAATCACATGTTGCAGGGACGGCCATTTACGCGTCTCAAACAGACCCCTTCTAtgttttcttggtttttaaCACTGTGGCACTTTCCACTTCGGTTCTTGTCATTATGTCTCTCACATATAACTTCCCTTTCCATTTAGAAGTATTTATTGCCACAGCTTCAATGCTTGTAACTTACGGATCGGCCATATTTTCCGTCACACCTCATGAATCTCATAGATTTCGGTACGTCCTGACTGCAGCTGCTTTTCCTTTTGTGCTACGAGGTTTGATTTATATGGTCAAGTTCAAAGCACATGCAGATCAAGAACAACAGATCAAAAATTCAGAACAAGAGAATCTGTGTGACAAATGTAGAAGTGGGAATTTCTGCATAAAATGTAGAGAGGAGATTCCCAAAAATTCAGGAAGCGTCTAAGTTTGAATTTCCATCAGTTGTATCAAAAATAAAGTTCAGAAGACGTCTAGCATGTTTCGATTCTGTATTATTATGCCATAAAACTGTCGTGGGACAGCTGCTATAGCTATGTACAAATTTGCATGGGTCtgtttgattttgctttttcgatttttttttcctctatgtATCTTTAGTTATAAATATTATGGAATTTTCAcgttaaaaattatattatcttttttttttttttttttgggttaacaaagaaagatataaatcaagtttaattatttttatatatttttttaaaccacttgaaaaattcaaacccaataGGCCCTTAATATCCTCACTACATATGTTAGATTTATTCttattttctaataataataaaaatataatttctttacatttgatatatatttgttaGTGTTCTTGAGTTTTTGTTATAACTCCGGTGAagccaaaattttttgtttatggaccGAGTTATAGTATTGACACAATAACCAGGGGACTTAATTACTCAAAACACatatctaaataaataaatgtgtgtgcatatatatgtatataatatataaattttttttttgagaaggatatataatatataatttaagagaACTTATCATTGTCCTAAACTCTAATTTGTATAAAAAAGTTGCATGATATgttgtaaacaaaaacaaatattgtgTAAAAGAATTGGTTAATAGGGAATattcactacaagaaaaaaggcTATTACAGTGTTCCCAAAGCGCTGCTAAAACCAAAAAAGCACTGCTAAAGGCACTTTTAACCTTTACCGGCGGCTACTATTGCGGCGATTAGCAGCGTCACCGTTTAAGTGCACAGTAGACCTATTGCAGCGGTAATAAAAAGCACCGCTGTATAGGTAGCTTATAGCAAGCTTTGCTGCGGTATGAACCATAGAGTTGCATACCTACTTAACCCGATGGAAActaaaacaaagacaaaactcAGAGATACTAATAATATTACAAATGGTGTTACTTAAGGACCAATTAGATGGGAGGTCTCTGGAAATTAAGGGCTCAAAACAAAGACATAGCTCCATTTTACTTGCTAGTAGCAATTTGAACCGCTCACAAGAGCGCAGCAGCTTAAGCTTGGAGAGGGGAGCACTTTCCATGCAATTTAGCCCAAACCTTCATAATCTTACAATTAGAATCTCTAGCTACGATAGCTATGGCGATGACTGAGTCAAAGACCGATGATCTAGAGGCACTATTAGAATCCTTGCTTTCCATCTTTAGAATCTAACTACAAAtggttaaaaaatttaaaaaaataaatgtggcTTAATAAGTACtcttatgatattttttaataaaccatttaatataaaaaattgttcaaaaaatcaattacgttttttttctctcataaaatatttttaaaaatattttctatatctCAATATCCTTAATTAGGGCAACTATTACCTTttcccaataaaaaataatagtagaCTTTGAATTTTAAGGGAGGACTAAACAGATTGACCATGATTGGCATAGGCTCCCCAAACCTAAATTTGACTTTTATTTTCTGTATTTTTCTTTGGCCACAAAATCATATTCAACAAAAGCAAGCTCTTTTCGGCCCTTCATCCTAATTGTGTAAAATTGACTATTGGATAACTAAAGACTAACTCCCAGTTTTCTCACTTTGAACTAGTAAATGTAaggaattaaaaagaaatattccTTGAaccttaaataaaattaatttaatggaCATACATTTTGAAATAGTCACAACTGGAAATTATATATACAGACTGATAAAACTTATCATAACAACAAAGGGCGTATAAAGATATTACtagttgctctctctctctctctatatatactCTCTTTCAATCCTTGACACAAGCATTGGAATATTGGTACATTGTTATTTCTTGAGGAAAATGGCTAGCCCTCCTATTCCAACTCCAAAGAGCTGGTTCAGATATTTCCAATATGAGGAAGGAAGGGACTCGCCAAACGATGCGCGAAACGTTCTCTTAGTAGTTGTCACACTCATTGCTGCAGTGACCTTTCAAGCTGGGGTTAACCCCCCTGGAGGGGTTTGGCAAGATGAAAAATATGGTCCAAATGGACACAAAGCAGGGAGAGCAATTTATGCGTCTCAAAAACAAGCCTACTATGTTTTCTTGATTTCTAACACCTTGGCTCTTTCAACATCGGTTCTTGTCATTATGTCCCTCACATATAGGTTCCCTTTCCATTTAGAAGTATGGTTTGCCACAGCTTCAATGCTTGTTACTTATGCATCTGCGGTATTTGCTGTCACGCCTGATGAATCTTTTAGATATCGGTACATCTTAATAGCTTCTCTTGGGCCTTTTGCTTTACGATGTTtgattcaaatattcaaaaagTATAGAAGTTTGAGTTCCAACTAGTTAAGAAATCTTCTATCATTTGCCACTTTCTTTGTTATTATGATAACCTGTCGAGGTACAGCTGCTCTAGCTATATACATGCATGTTGGGGCCTGTCTGATCAGCTTTTTCAGtgtgttttatttttccctcCATGTTTAAGTAATTGTAACTTCTATGGATTTTTCACTTTGAAAAGTTCATCATCTTATTAATTCAAatcagataaaaataaaatttaatcatttttataatgatttaaaccacttgaaaaattcaaaccaaCCAGGTCCTTAATATACTTGCTGCATATGCCAAATATattctctattatttttttttgggtaacaagaaaaatttgcttgagATAAATATTGTTTTAGTGTTCTCGAGCTTAAGAACTATGTAGTACTTATTGTTAAGAACCTTGTGgctctttttctaaaaaaaaaaaaaaaagaaccttgTAGCTCAATACTATGTTGTTTATTCCGTAAGGAAAAAttagaattgaataataaaaaacttcCAAGACATGCATGCCTTTTTTAAATGatcttttttatcatttaagaAAGTCAAGTTTAGAACAGATCATCAAAATTTCCGGAACAATACACATGCATgcctttatttttaataaattgcaGTGTTATAGGACAAACTGGacaactaccaaaaaaaaaatataaaacctttaGTAGGAATAAGGGCAGCACACCCGACGAGGCTGAATTTCaaagtaaatttataaataatatatggtCGATTCTGTTGTTTTGTTtctaaaactaaatattttgatatatgaaaaaaagttatttagaTCCCTATACGGGTTTACTACCAATTTTAAGATGCATGACTGCTTGACTGCTGCTTCCAAGTTCCGAGTGGTTGAGTAATACCGATGGCTTAAAATTTAATAGATAAATAGCAtctgccaaaaaaaataaataaatattgggCAAATAATAAATCgcataagcatttttttttttttttgagaaacaaatacacaTGCACACATAAGGCAAAGAGAAATGAATTCTAACATAAATGCATACCACAAACTTCATTTAAAAACTATGGTAGCTTTTAAAGTAGCTTTTATGTATGAATAATGGTGCAAATGAAAACATTATGATAATTGCAAGACTTTATTACTAGGGCTTGAAACCTAATATACAATCATAATGCACTAGTATATTCTAAAAAGGCTTGATCCCAAATATTATGAACCTATTTGAGCCACCTATCCGGCTATcccacaattaaaaaaaatattattatgaatTAACAACCCCTTCAACTAATttggatatatattttttttggagaaaaaatagaaaaggggACTTGCGTATATAGTCATCACCCCATGACCCATAATACATTACTATTTAGGCTTTTTGGTAAGTCCATGGGCACTACCAACGCACAAAATGGTGTGCCACTATTCGACCCCAATTATCACAATTTTTGCATATTAGAAACTATAAGTCAATACTAGTGCCCAAATAACTTACAACCTTTTGGTACTTGGTTTGAAGTGACGAGTATTTTTGAAAGCTTCTTTTCATTGTACCACACTTGCTTATGGTAACTAATTTGGATACTAAGTTGTGAAGGTGGGTAGTGGATTGAGACTTCATCAAAAAGTTTTCAACTTGTAAGTGTGAAGTAATGAAAGGCATGACAATGATTCCTTCGCGCACACAATGACAAAAAAATGTCATTCTATCTTGATGTGTTTGGTTCGATCATGAAAGACAACATATCTTGATGTGTTTGGTTCGATCATGAAAGACGCCATTATATGTTGT includes the following:
- the LOC115987807 gene encoding uncharacterized protein LOC115987807 — its product is MDRCIPFKRSKSWFIDFQYDPITDKTVEVRNILLIVATLIAAVTFQAGVNPPGGVWQDNTNHALCEAKRAQGNWTDPPCDKSHVAGTAIYASQTDPFYVFLVFNTVALSTSVLVIMSLTYNFPFHLEVFIATASMLVTYGSAIFSVTPHESHRFRYVLTAAAFPFVLRGLIYMVKFKAHADQEQQIKNSEQENLCDKCRSGNFCIKCREEIPKNSGSV
- the LOC115984989 gene encoding uncharacterized protein LOC115984989 → MASPPIPTPKSWFRYFQYEEGRDSPNDARNVLLVVVTLIAAVTFQAGVNPPGGVWQDEKYGPNGHKAGRAIYASQKQAYYVFLISNTLALSTSVLVIMSLTYRFPFHLEVWFATASMLVTYASAVFAVTPDESFRYRYILIASLGPFALRCLIQIFKKYRSLSSN